The following coding sequences are from one Microbacterium wangchenii window:
- a CDS encoding putative baseplate assembly protein: MTLPAPRLDDRRFQDLVDDAKRFIAVSCPEWTDHNVSDPGVTLLEAFAQMVDELLYRLNRVPDRLYVEFLNLLGVSPHPPAAATTDIVFWLTAPRPHDVTIPGGTEAATRRTEDRPAVVFTTTDATSVRPRRLTHIGSQPADAEPAVRSASRLGDGRLDAFSPNPAVGDGLLFGLNDAAGAMAVRLTLDCAVRGVGVDPLAPTLRWEAYTGSDWTACDVVSDGTGGLNQAGEVLLVVPRSHAAATLGGVRAGWLRCRLIEADSGAPTYSASPVVRSASADAVGAVAPAVHATTVADEVLGLSEGVPGQQFPLAAHPVVADGTEFIVEVGAGAGWESWRETDTFAGLDAGERRITVDRSSGTVRFPPAVREPDGSLRAFGAVPPKGAPLVVRRYRIGGGLVGNLSAGSLVVVRSGIPFVGRCENRAAATGGADGETVEEAKVRGPLILRTRDRAVTPEDYEQLVRRSTPGVARVHCIPASESGASGEVRVLVVPRVAIGEDGRRELADLQPSAELLTQIRDELEPRRSAGARVLLRTPDYRGVTVVASLAARPRVAVASLRTAALQALYRYLDPLTGGADGTGWPFGRPLSAGELHAVLHNLTGTELVDEVLLFPADPDKGTRGEPTQRLEWGAESVPFSYEHRVRVTAGV, from the coding sequence ATGACCCTTCCCGCACCGCGTCTGGATGATCGCCGCTTCCAGGACCTCGTGGACGATGCCAAGCGCTTCATCGCCGTCTCCTGCCCGGAGTGGACCGACCACAACGTGTCCGATCCCGGAGTGACGCTGCTCGAGGCGTTCGCACAGATGGTCGATGAGCTCCTCTACCGCCTCAACCGGGTGCCGGACCGCCTGTACGTCGAGTTCCTGAACCTGCTGGGAGTGTCGCCGCATCCTCCCGCCGCGGCCACGACCGACATCGTCTTCTGGCTCACCGCGCCGCGACCGCACGACGTCACGATCCCCGGTGGTACCGAGGCGGCCACGCGACGGACGGAGGACCGGCCGGCAGTCGTGTTCACGACGACCGACGCGACCAGCGTCCGGCCCCGCCGCCTCACCCATATCGGCTCGCAGCCGGCTGACGCGGAGCCCGCGGTGCGGTCGGCGTCGCGGTTGGGCGACGGCCGGCTGGACGCATTCTCTCCGAATCCCGCCGTCGGCGACGGGCTGCTGTTCGGGCTGAACGACGCGGCCGGGGCGATGGCGGTGCGGCTGACCCTCGACTGCGCCGTGCGCGGCGTCGGCGTCGACCCGCTCGCGCCCACGCTGCGCTGGGAGGCATACACGGGCTCGGACTGGACAGCGTGCGACGTGGTCTCGGACGGCACCGGCGGCTTGAACCAGGCCGGCGAGGTGCTCCTCGTGGTGCCGCGCAGCCATGCGGCGGCGACGCTGGGCGGAGTGCGGGCCGGATGGCTGCGGTGCCGCCTGATCGAGGCCGATTCGGGAGCGCCGACGTACAGCGCATCACCCGTGGTGCGGTCTGCGTCGGCAGACGCGGTGGGCGCGGTCGCCCCCGCCGTGCACGCCACCACCGTGGCCGACGAGGTCCTCGGACTGTCCGAGGGGGTGCCCGGTCAGCAGTTCCCGCTGGCGGCTCACCCGGTCGTCGCGGACGGCACGGAGTTCATCGTCGAGGTGGGCGCCGGCGCGGGGTGGGAGTCCTGGCGTGAGACCGACACATTCGCCGGGCTCGATGCCGGCGAGCGGCGCATCACCGTCGATCGCAGCAGCGGAACCGTGCGCTTCCCGCCCGCCGTCCGCGAGCCCGACGGCAGCCTGCGGGCCTTCGGGGCCGTCCCGCCCAAGGGTGCGCCGCTGGTGGTGCGGCGCTATCGCATCGGCGGCGGCCTCGTCGGGAACCTCTCGGCCGGATCCCTCGTGGTCGTCCGCAGCGGCATCCCGTTCGTGGGCCGCTGCGAGAACCGCGCTGCTGCGACGGGGGGAGCCGACGGCGAGACCGTCGAGGAGGCGAAGGTCCGCGGGCCGTTGATCCTGCGCACCCGCGACCGCGCCGTGACTCCGGAGGACTACGAGCAGCTCGTGCGACGGTCGACGCCGGGCGTCGCGCGGGTGCACTGCATCCCCGCGTCCGAGAGCGGCGCCTCCGGCGAGGTGCGCGTGCTCGTGGTCCCTCGGGTGGCCATCGGCGAGGACGGCCGGCGGGAGCTGGCCGATCTGCAGCCGTCCGCCGAGCTGCTGACCCAGATCCGCGACGAGCTGGAGCCACGCCGCTCCGCCGGTGCCCGAGTCCTGCTCCGCACACCGGACTACCGCGGAGTGACGGTCGTGGCGAGTCTCGCCGCCCGTCCTCGGGTGGCCGTCGCGAGCCTGCGGACGGCAGCGCTGCAGGCGCTGTACCGCTATCTCGATCCGCTCACCGGCGGCGCCGACGGCACGGGCTGGCCCTTCGGCCGGCCGCTGTCGGCCGGCGAACTCCACGCGGTGCTGCACAACCTGACCGGAACCGAACTCGTCGACGAGGTGCTGCTGTTCCCCGCTGATCCGGACAAGGGGACCCGTGGCGAGCCGACGCAGCGGCTGGAATGGGGCGCCGAGTCGGTCCCGTTCTCGTATGAACACCGGGTCCGCGTGACCGCCGGGGTGTGA
- a CDS encoding phage tail protein produces the protein MALDVETAVSVRYVVELDDAELGAFTGCEGLGVEVVLESREEGGNNSFVWQFPTRLKYPNVKLSRPLGPESEKVLQWLLSVTTGFTRSAGTIRAMTASGDAIAAWSLVDVVPVRWTGPSFAPDQPKVVTETLEIAHHGFTDTNSKY, from the coding sequence ATGGCCCTCGATGTGGAGACGGCGGTCAGCGTCCGCTACGTCGTGGAACTGGACGACGCCGAGCTCGGCGCCTTCACCGGGTGCGAGGGTCTGGGCGTCGAGGTGGTGCTGGAGTCGCGGGAAGAGGGCGGCAACAACAGCTTCGTCTGGCAGTTCCCGACCCGCCTGAAGTACCCCAACGTCAAGCTGAGCCGGCCGCTCGGACCCGAGTCCGAGAAGGTACTGCAGTGGCTGCTGAGCGTCACGACCGGCTTCACGCGCAGCGCCGGCACCATCCGCGCGATGACGGCGTCCGGCGACGCCATCGCCGCCTGGTCCCTCGTTGACGTCGTGCCCGTCCGGTGGACGGGACCCTCGTTCGCCCCCGATCAGCCCAAGGTCGTCACCGAGACGCTGGAGATCGCGCATCACGGCTTCACCGACACGAATTCGAAGTACTAG
- a CDS encoding VgrG-related protein produces MHTEAYTSLLTVEVDGTPLPAELAGLLERGRITDASGLPDAFELDFVDSDGTLLQKASLRIGSVVRLIASANGPQPPEPLLTAEVTALEREDIGGSLRTRVRGADRSHRLLRNRHVAAYLDTTVADIVAIVVRRAGLSPGTISAPTAVLEHVAQDGVSDWVFLRRLADAAGCVFDVREGKLDFGPPPDAGDAPDGAEGARDDPVVLQYGVNTLYLRATVTSAEQVPEVQVRGWDAESKAAVVSTAAARTRSAELPDADPARLADGFGGSPYLSGNGSGTPADQDLLAAALADRIAGGFAEVEAHILGNPVIRCGTAIALTGFGAPFDGRYTATESVHDFDSRLGYTTTVVVSNASDRSLFGLVSASPAPADAPLPGVLQAVVTDTADPEQRGRVRLSFPTRSDDYVSGWARTVQPGAGDGRGWALLPEVGDEVLVAFDSGRFDRPVVLGNLYNGHDLPHGGWNTHVASGGRIERRSFTSRTGMRLEFVEAPGDERVELSTSDGTQKLTLTQTAERGIALLAEGPITITAKQDVAVSTSSGAVSIRGASVAIEATGALSVKGATLEVAATASADITGAQLTLAGAGATTVTSDGVTTVRGATVLIN; encoded by the coding sequence GTGCACACTGAGGCCTACACGAGCCTGCTGACCGTCGAGGTCGACGGAACGCCGCTCCCTGCCGAGCTCGCGGGGCTCCTGGAGCGGGGGCGCATCACCGACGCCTCGGGTCTCCCGGACGCATTCGAGCTCGACTTCGTCGACAGCGACGGCACCCTGCTGCAGAAGGCGTCGCTGCGCATCGGTTCGGTCGTGCGGCTGATCGCCTCGGCGAACGGTCCTCAACCGCCGGAGCCGCTGCTGACCGCCGAGGTCACGGCCCTCGAACGCGAGGACATCGGCGGATCGCTGCGCACCCGCGTCCGCGGTGCGGATCGGTCGCACCGGTTGCTGCGCAACCGCCACGTCGCCGCCTATCTCGACACCACCGTGGCCGACATCGTTGCGATCGTCGTCCGCCGCGCGGGCCTGTCGCCCGGGACGATCTCGGCGCCGACCGCCGTGCTGGAACATGTCGCGCAGGACGGCGTGAGCGACTGGGTCTTCCTGCGGCGGCTGGCGGATGCAGCAGGCTGCGTGTTCGACGTCAGGGAGGGGAAGCTCGACTTCGGTCCACCCCCGGACGCGGGCGACGCCCCCGACGGCGCCGAGGGCGCCCGCGACGATCCGGTCGTGCTGCAGTACGGCGTCAACACCCTCTACCTGCGCGCCACGGTGACCAGCGCGGAGCAGGTGCCCGAAGTGCAAGTCCGCGGGTGGGATGCCGAGTCCAAGGCAGCCGTCGTGTCCACCGCGGCAGCCCGCACGCGGAGCGCGGAACTGCCCGACGCCGACCCGGCGCGGCTTGCCGACGGCTTCGGCGGCTCGCCGTACCTCAGCGGAAACGGAAGCGGCACCCCCGCAGACCAGGACCTGCTGGCGGCTGCCCTCGCCGACCGCATCGCGGGCGGGTTCGCCGAGGTCGAGGCGCACATCCTCGGGAACCCGGTCATCCGATGCGGCACCGCGATCGCGCTGACCGGGTTCGGCGCGCCGTTCGACGGGCGCTACACGGCGACCGAGTCTGTGCACGACTTCGATTCCCGGCTCGGCTACACCACCACGGTCGTCGTCAGCAACGCCTCCGACCGCTCGCTGTTCGGATTGGTGTCCGCATCGCCCGCGCCCGCCGATGCGCCCCTGCCCGGAGTGCTGCAGGCCGTGGTGACCGACACCGCCGACCCGGAGCAGCGCGGGCGGGTGCGGCTCTCGTTCCCCACCCGATCCGACGACTACGTGAGCGGATGGGCCCGGACGGTGCAGCCGGGCGCCGGCGACGGACGAGGATGGGCACTGCTGCCGGAGGTGGGGGACGAGGTGCTCGTCGCCTTCGACTCGGGTCGCTTCGACCGTCCGGTGGTGCTCGGCAACCTGTACAACGGCCACGACCTGCCCCACGGCGGGTGGAACACGCACGTGGCGTCGGGCGGCCGCATCGAGCGGCGGTCGTTCACCTCGCGGACGGGCATGCGCCTGGAGTTCGTGGAAGCGCCGGGCGACGAGCGCGTCGAGCTGTCCACATCCGACGGCACGCAGAAGCTGACGCTGACCCAGACCGCCGAGCGGGGCATCGCGCTGCTCGCGGAAGGCCCCATCACCATCACCGCGAAACAGGATGTCGCGGTCTCGACCTCGTCCGGCGCCGTGTCCATCCGTGGGGCGTCGGTGGCGATCGAGGCCACCGGTGCGCTGTCTGTGAAGGGTGCCACCCTGGAGGTTGCGGCGACGGCGTCCGCCGACATCACCGGCGCGCAGCTGACGCTCGCCGGCGCCGGTGCCACCACGGTGACCTCCGACGGCGTGACCACCGTGCGCGGCGCGACCGTCCTAATCAATTGA
- a CDS encoding BTAD domain-containing putative transcriptional regulator, translated as MRTPPGGKVDVIRPRLLRRLEAPRVLLIAGRGAGKTTLLRQLTEMHADHDRITVLALGPPHRRPAVLEDALGAVLAGRPDTIALDNAEHVVAGPAAAVLTRLLAAPEGFPRIVVASGIAPDFALARAEFTAVSLVEECELVLRLDELMALIRHELGVRVAPDTAAGILDATGGWPATVRRLLLHVQCQGPARTDGDLLDALADPGWREPLSSGAGGAGQAWRLPNPPPRADPGAAAALLPPRVFRAVQPLAGGDVVGATRLLDALVRCPADSWDAWAARLALLIIRAPLLGTTATADALFRLERDAAARGLTRLARLVRGTLGAAAALPSADAALRDTIAACAADGDAVGEAILEALALLWQLRSGVVPRERDAVLDLATRFDALGCPDVAGWITAALVLAGIEGAHLAPPELDGRRIAAFQDQMSRGARDLLAAAESEDGDRSGRLRASALRIGVPRLPAALRPIERAPRPRGAESVLHSADAPVVLTCFGSFHLRIGGRDVDVSSVRPQARTLLRLLALSAGGPVHREWIAEIIWPDLPLDSAVHALHVSVSSLRRALNAYGHGTGGRLVERRGNAYALRLDRFDHCDLVSFDSRLTAATDARARGDIDTAVRQLDGAVELYLGDVLPEDGPADWVVGTRERYRARAAEAAAALALLELRRADTSAALHAAERAVEIDPWTDAAWRALTTVHRSADDLIALARTEERYRRMLHSLGVR; from the coding sequence GTGCGCACTCCACCCGGCGGCAAGGTCGATGTGATCCGGCCCCGACTGCTGCGCCGCCTGGAGGCTCCGCGGGTGCTGTTGATCGCCGGCCGCGGTGCGGGGAAGACCACGCTGCTGCGTCAGCTCACCGAGATGCACGCCGACCACGACCGCATCACCGTCCTGGCTCTCGGTCCCCCGCACCGCCGTCCGGCCGTCCTCGAGGACGCGCTCGGGGCCGTCCTGGCCGGACGACCGGACACCATCGCGCTGGACAACGCCGAGCACGTCGTCGCGGGACCGGCCGCCGCCGTCCTCACGCGGCTGCTCGCCGCGCCCGAAGGGTTCCCCCGGATCGTGGTGGCGAGCGGCATCGCACCGGACTTCGCGCTCGCGCGCGCCGAGTTCACCGCGGTCTCCCTCGTGGAGGAGTGCGAGCTCGTGCTGCGCCTGGACGAACTCATGGCGCTCATCCGGCACGAGCTCGGTGTGCGCGTCGCACCCGACACAGCCGCGGGAATCCTTGATGCGACCGGTGGATGGCCGGCAACCGTGCGGCGGCTCCTGCTGCACGTTCAGTGCCAGGGTCCGGCGCGCACCGACGGCGACCTCCTGGACGCACTGGCCGATCCCGGCTGGCGCGAACCGCTGTCCTCCGGAGCCGGGGGTGCCGGCCAGGCGTGGCGGCTGCCGAATCCCCCGCCGCGAGCGGACCCCGGCGCCGCCGCGGCGCTGCTCCCGCCGCGGGTGTTCCGCGCGGTCCAGCCACTCGCGGGCGGCGACGTCGTCGGCGCCACCCGTCTGCTCGATGCCCTCGTCCGATGCCCCGCCGATTCATGGGACGCGTGGGCGGCGCGGCTCGCGCTGCTCATCATCCGCGCTCCCCTGCTCGGGACCACTGCCACCGCCGACGCGCTGTTCCGGCTCGAGCGCGACGCCGCAGCGCGGGGCCTGACACGGTTGGCACGGCTGGTACGCGGAACCCTCGGCGCAGCCGCCGCGCTGCCCTCCGCCGACGCCGCCCTCCGGGACACCATCGCCGCCTGCGCGGCGGACGGCGACGCCGTCGGAGAGGCGATCCTGGAGGCTCTGGCCCTGCTGTGGCAGCTGCGGTCCGGCGTGGTGCCGCGCGAACGGGACGCGGTGCTCGATCTCGCGACGCGGTTCGACGCGCTCGGCTGCCCGGACGTCGCGGGATGGATCACCGCCGCGCTCGTCCTGGCGGGGATCGAGGGCGCCCACCTCGCGCCGCCCGAGCTCGATGGGAGGCGGATCGCGGCGTTCCAGGATCAGATGAGCCGCGGCGCGCGAGATCTCCTCGCCGCGGCCGAAAGCGAGGACGGCGATCGCTCCGGCCGGCTGCGCGCGTCCGCGCTGCGCATCGGCGTCCCTCGCCTCCCCGCCGCCCTGCGCCCTATCGAGCGCGCACCACGCCCGCGCGGCGCCGAGTCCGTGCTCCATTCGGCCGACGCGCCGGTCGTGCTGACGTGCTTCGGCTCGTTCCACCTGCGCATCGGGGGAAGGGATGTCGATGTCTCCAGCGTCCGCCCGCAGGCGCGCACTTTGCTGCGACTGCTCGCCCTGAGCGCCGGCGGGCCGGTGCACCGCGAGTGGATCGCCGAGATCATCTGGCCCGACCTGCCGTTGGACTCGGCGGTGCACGCCCTGCACGTGAGCGTGTCGAGCCTGCGACGCGCGTTGAACGCCTACGGGCATGGGACGGGCGGAAGACTCGTCGAGCGGCGCGGCAATGCGTACGCGCTGCGACTGGACCGCTTCGACCACTGCGATCTCGTGTCCTTCGATTCCCGTCTGACCGCCGCCACCGACGCCCGCGCCCGCGGGGACATCGACACGGCGGTGCGGCAGCTGGATGGTGCGGTGGAGCTGTACCTCGGCGACGTGCTGCCCGAGGACGGCCCGGCGGACTGGGTCGTCGGCACCCGAGAGCGGTATCGCGCCCGCGCCGCCGAGGCGGCCGCGGCCCTCGCGCTGCTGGAGCTGCGCCGTGCCGACACCTCCGCGGCGCTGCACGCGGCGGAGCGTGCGGTGGAGATCGACCCGTGGACGGACGCCGCGTGGCGCGCGCTCACGACCGTGCACCGATCCGCCGACGACCTCATCGCCCTCGCGCGCACCGAGGAGCGGTACCGCCGCATGCTCCACTCGCTCGGCGTGCGCTGA
- a CDS encoding LysM peptidoglycan-binding domain-containing protein — MPLTSTSSDTSKLEHARIDVHEPGPEPGKLGPFKFAIDFQFNPRELTMAKTAKWEKKNQNNSGAAGPVTYLGPDAQKLTVEMYLDASKAQDEFVVKSVERLFETCLPTARSKTGGKPSAPWVRFMWGTLSGFVGYVTSVSARYTLFSPDGRPLRAVCTVALEEFANPKRKQNPTSGGIAPRRSHVVREGDSLPLLAYREYGNAELWREVAEANGIDDPLRLRPGTVLLLPSATEMARAATRGRTLREVLRAH; from the coding sequence ATGCCGCTGACTTCGACGTCCTCCGACACCTCCAAGCTCGAGCACGCGCGGATCGACGTGCACGAACCGGGCCCCGAGCCGGGCAAGCTCGGGCCGTTCAAGTTCGCCATCGACTTCCAGTTCAACCCCCGCGAGCTCACGATGGCCAAGACGGCGAAGTGGGAGAAGAAGAATCAGAACAACTCGGGCGCAGCCGGCCCGGTGACGTACCTGGGGCCGGATGCGCAGAAGCTGACGGTCGAGATGTACCTGGACGCCAGCAAAGCGCAGGACGAGTTCGTGGTGAAGAGCGTGGAGCGTCTGTTCGAGACGTGCCTGCCCACGGCGCGATCCAAGACCGGTGGCAAGCCCTCCGCCCCGTGGGTGCGCTTCATGTGGGGGACGCTCAGCGGCTTCGTCGGCTACGTGACGTCGGTCTCGGCCCGGTACACGCTGTTCTCCCCGGACGGTCGGCCCCTCCGCGCTGTCTGCACGGTCGCGCTCGAGGAGTTCGCCAACCCCAAGCGCAAGCAGAACCCGACGTCCGGCGGGATCGCCCCCCGCCGCTCACATGTCGTGCGCGAGGGCGATTCGCTGCCGCTCCTGGCCTACCGCGAGTACGGCAACGCCGAGCTGTGGCGAGAGGTCGCCGAGGCCAACGGCATCGACGATCCGCTTCGGCTGCGCCCCGGCACCGTCCTGCTCCTGCCGTCGGCGACCGAGATGGCCCGCGCGGCGACGCGCGGCAGAACCCTGCGCGAGGTGCTCCGTGCACACTGA
- a CDS encoding zinc ribbon domain-containing protein produces the protein MEAVEESNGVLICGNCGTKNPLTAQFCSHCDSYLGWDRGQATLDGAPLAGAAPLVVEEAPMAGARVDAPADADSAITAPQDAAAPPPAPPPPPPGPAPPTVPPPTAGTGDARAPTEEAAPTAPTQRVPDPPAPPKALPPEIATPTIAIEITPGSTTTAALEIRNPSPIVDGYVLTPLNAPPWLLVTQEDAHLMPGEGRIITVTFGTRPGGMIIAQRLQVTLVLRSEASPEARTEVEVAITVPPQGPPASMEVTPTLLRLVDIALGSFQIRLDNRLANYPQRFALHGRDPEKVVQFSFSPAVVEVGPGQLVEAEGMFTVPAIDAGTEISRQLTISAANDAAELTALVTLLQRTSPAPEFVPVEVELAPSHLTAVDTDTVDFDVRIDNRKGNAPASLELHGQDPEDRARFAFTPARVTVPEGTETVVRARIRSSLPEEGETVDRPFSVIASHGPHDVEATGTLELTSTPSPLRTAELRMEPAVLNVGGSQHGVFRLLVDNRRGVRPLAVAWSGQSSDGTVNFRFLPPSTTVMPQSTGTVRVEVESPGPPPSQSKVSQLRITAADGQGMIETSATLVQSANDRRPLAKLLFVIIGALLMVIGAFMPWVDGDDYAQLADIIVNRNVSEVETAVAVAAHLAIVLLVVAILFGLSGKSGSLMRRSAVVAFLTSAGFAVYAFVVDDFVVLLVGLFVVWVGAVLVYIGGIFARPRR, from the coding sequence ATGGAGGCGGTCGAGGAGTCGAACGGCGTGCTGATCTGCGGCAACTGCGGCACCAAGAACCCGCTGACCGCACAGTTCTGCTCCCACTGCGACTCGTACCTCGGATGGGATCGGGGCCAGGCGACCCTCGACGGCGCACCCCTCGCCGGGGCCGCTCCGCTGGTGGTGGAGGAAGCGCCGATGGCCGGGGCCCGCGTGGACGCGCCCGCCGACGCCGACAGCGCGATCACTGCTCCGCAGGACGCGGCCGCGCCCCCTCCGGCGCCTCCCCCGCCGCCGCCCGGACCAGCCCCGCCGACCGTGCCGCCCCCCACCGCCGGCACCGGCGATGCGCGCGCCCCGACCGAGGAGGCGGCACCGACGGCCCCCACGCAACGGGTACCCGACCCGCCGGCGCCCCCGAAGGCGCTCCCACCCGAAATCGCGACACCGACGATCGCGATCGAGATCACGCCGGGATCGACGACGACCGCGGCCCTCGAGATACGGAATCCTTCACCGATCGTCGACGGCTACGTCCTCACCCCGCTGAACGCGCCGCCGTGGCTGCTGGTCACTCAGGAGGACGCCCATCTCATGCCGGGGGAAGGCCGCATCATCACCGTGACGTTCGGCACGAGACCGGGCGGGATGATCATCGCGCAGCGACTGCAGGTGACGCTGGTCCTCCGCTCCGAGGCGAGTCCCGAGGCCCGCACCGAGGTCGAGGTAGCGATCACCGTCCCTCCGCAAGGGCCCCCTGCCTCGATGGAGGTGACCCCGACGCTGCTGCGGCTCGTCGACATCGCCCTGGGATCGTTCCAGATCCGCCTAGACAACCGCCTCGCGAACTACCCGCAGCGCTTCGCCCTGCATGGCCGCGACCCCGAGAAGGTGGTGCAGTTCTCCTTCTCCCCCGCGGTGGTCGAGGTAGGACCCGGCCAGCTCGTGGAGGCGGAGGGCATGTTCACGGTCCCGGCCATCGACGCGGGCACGGAAATCAGCCGGCAGCTCACCATCAGCGCGGCCAACGACGCCGCCGAACTCACCGCGCTCGTGACGCTCCTGCAGCGGACCTCTCCCGCGCCCGAATTCGTCCCGGTGGAGGTCGAGCTCGCGCCGAGCCATCTCACGGCGGTCGACACCGACACGGTGGACTTCGACGTCCGCATCGACAACCGCAAGGGCAATGCGCCCGCGTCCCTCGAGCTGCACGGCCAGGACCCGGAGGACCGTGCGCGGTTCGCGTTCACCCCGGCGCGTGTCACCGTGCCCGAAGGCACGGAGACCGTCGTGAGGGCGAGGATCCGCTCCTCTCTGCCGGAGGAGGGCGAGACCGTCGACCGACCCTTCTCGGTGATCGCATCGCACGGCCCGCACGACGTCGAAGCCACCGGCACGCTGGAGCTGACATCGACGCCCTCTCCGCTTCGGACCGCCGAGCTGCGCATGGAGCCGGCCGTCCTCAATGTCGGCGGCTCCCAGCACGGCGTCTTCCGGCTGCTCGTCGACAACCGACGCGGCGTCCGCCCGCTCGCCGTCGCCTGGTCGGGGCAGTCCTCCGACGGTACGGTGAACTTCCGGTTCCTCCCGCCGAGCACGACCGTCATGCCGCAATCGACCGGAACGGTCCGCGTCGAGGTGGAAAGCCCCGGTCCCCCGCCGTCGCAGTCGAAGGTCTCCCAATTGCGGATCACCGCCGCCGACGGGCAGGGGATGATCGAGACGTCGGCGACCCTCGTGCAGTCCGCCAACGACCGGCGACCGCTCGCCAAGCTCCTCTTCGTCATCATCGGCGCGCTGCTCATGGTGATCGGCGCGTTCATGCCCTGGGTGGATGGCGACGACTACGCCCAGCTCGCTGACATCATCGTGAACCGCAACGTGTCCGAGGTCGAGACCGCGGTCGCGGTGGCCGCCCACCTCGCGATCGTGCTGCTGGTCGTCGCGATCCTCTTCGGTTTGTCCGGCAAGTCCGGCAGCCTCATGCGCCGCTCCGCGGTGGTCGCCTTCCTGACCTCCGCCGGCTTCGCCGTGTACGCGTTCGTGGTGGATGACTTCGTGGTGCTCCTGGTCGGGCTTTTCGTCGTGTGGGTGGGCGCCGTGCTGGTGTACATCGGCGGGATCTTCGCCCGCCCGCGCCGCTGA
- a CDS encoding GPW/gp25 family protein: MAGAVMAQEFVGWGWSFPVRTDPTGRIALSEGDRKIEESIRLILATAPGERPMRPEFGCAVHEYVFAPADATTAGAIGNAVRDALGFWEPRIDVVGVAVSLERSTEGVLLIDVRYEIRGTNDPRNLVFPFYVIPQHERTAS, translated from the coding sequence ATGGCGGGAGCGGTCATGGCGCAGGAGTTCGTCGGGTGGGGCTGGTCGTTCCCCGTACGCACCGATCCGACCGGGCGCATCGCCCTGTCAGAGGGCGATCGGAAAATCGAGGAGAGCATCCGTCTGATCCTGGCGACCGCCCCCGGGGAGCGGCCCATGCGACCCGAGTTCGGCTGCGCTGTGCACGAGTATGTGTTCGCGCCCGCGGATGCGACGACGGCCGGCGCCATCGGCAACGCGGTCCGCGACGCGCTGGGGTTCTGGGAGCCGCGCATCGACGTCGTCGGCGTGGCGGTCTCGCTCGAGCGCAGCACCGAGGGGGTACTGCTCATCGACGTCCGTTATGAGATCCGCGGTACGAACGACCCACGCAACCTCGTGTTCCCGTTCTATGTCATCCCCCAGCATGAAAGGACGGCGTCATGA
- a CDS encoding phage tail protein: MRGVIPGLGTPAPLLDRLPGILQDDDFLQRFLPAFDATVAPVYAVLDSLPAYIDPFSAPADFLEWLAGWVDVELDQNWPLEQRRRFIAEAATLHRLRGTATGIRHAVSLAAGPAAEVTVTDGGGVWIGTVPDPAAPEQRVRIVVASTVPLEEADRARLARAAAASVPAHLLFDLEVELVPVSG, translated from the coding sequence ATGCGCGGTGTCATCCCCGGCCTCGGCACACCGGCGCCCCTTCTCGACCGGCTGCCCGGGATCCTGCAGGACGACGACTTCCTGCAGCGCTTCCTGCCGGCCTTCGACGCGACGGTGGCGCCGGTGTACGCGGTGCTGGACAGCCTGCCGGCGTATATCGACCCCTTCTCCGCCCCGGCGGACTTCCTGGAATGGCTGGCGGGATGGGTCGACGTCGAGCTCGACCAGAACTGGCCGCTGGAGCAGCGGCGGCGCTTCATCGCCGAGGCTGCGACGCTGCACCGGCTTCGGGGCACCGCCACCGGTATCCGGCATGCCGTGTCCCTCGCGGCCGGACCGGCCGCTGAGGTGACCGTCACCGACGGGGGCGGGGTGTGGATCGGAACGGTGCCGGATCCTGCCGCGCCAGAGCAGCGGGTGCGGATCGTGGTGGCCAGCACGGTGCCGCTCGAGGAAGCGGACCGCGCCCGCCTGGCCCGTGCGGCTGCCGCGTCGGTGCCGGCCCACCTGCTCTTCGATCTCGAGGTCGAGCTGGTGCCCGTCTCCGGCTGA
- a CDS encoding M23 family metallopeptidase — protein MDPLHSAAAPVGTSRGPSLSAAEPPAHRVVVADAIRAVTFLLAVTLGAIAFQPLVDAPGLQASAGLPGTGYVVPAAAGVSCDWTCHRERKPSSPEPGTDFAAPYGTPVASADAGTVISVKSDPSTATGRLIAIRLDDGYTVRYLHLSESLVDPGQRVTRGQIIAVSGASGGGRDWHYGPHVHVTLWQGAEWSGPTVDFERYVGK, from the coding sequence ATGGATCCGTTGCACTCGGCCGCCGCACCGGTCGGCACCTCTCGCGGTCCGTCCCTCAGCGCGGCGGAACCGCCGGCTCACCGCGTGGTCGTGGCGGACGCGATCCGTGCGGTCACCTTCCTCCTCGCCGTGACGCTCGGTGCCATCGCATTCCAGCCCCTCGTCGACGCGCCGGGGCTGCAGGCCTCCGCCGGCCTGCCCGGGACGGGGTACGTGGTGCCCGCGGCCGCCGGGGTGTCGTGCGACTGGACATGCCACCGCGAGAGGAAGCCCTCCTCGCCCGAGCCGGGCACCGACTTCGCCGCTCCATACGGCACGCCGGTGGCATCAGCGGACGCGGGGACGGTGATCAGCGTGAAGTCCGACCCCTCCACCGCCACCGGCCGGCTCATCGCCATCCGACTCGACGACGGATACACCGTCCGATACCTGCACCTCTCCGAATCCCTGGTGGACCCGGGGCAGCGGGTGACGCGCGGGCAGATCATCGCGGTGTCCGGTGCCAGCGGCGGCGGGCGTGACTGGCACTACGGGCCGCACGTGCACGTGACACTGTGGCAGGGCGCGGAGTGGTCAGGGCCCACCGTCGATTTCGAGCGTTACGTCGGGAAGTGA